The Triticum dicoccoides isolate Atlit2015 ecotype Zavitan chromosome 6A, WEW_v2.0, whole genome shotgun sequence genome has a window encoding:
- the LOC119316457 gene encoding nicotianamine synthase 1-like: MDAQNKEVAALIEKIAGLQAAIAELPSLSPSPEVDRLFTALVTACVPPSPVDVEKLSPEHQRMREALIRLCSAAEGKLEAHYADLLATFDNPLDHLARFPYYSNYVNLSRLEYELLARHVPGIAPARVAFVGSGPLPFSSFVLAAHHLPDAQFDNYDLCGAANERARKLFGASEDGVGARMKFHTADVADLTQELGAYDVVFLAALVGMAAEEKAKVIAHLGAHMVEGASLVVRSAHGARGFLYPIVDPEDIRRGGFEVLAVHHPEGEVINSVIVARKAVDAQLSGPQNGDAHARGAVPLVSPPCSFSTKMEASALEKIEELATKELAF; this comes from the coding sequence ATGGATGCCCAGAACAAGGAGGTCGCTGCTCTGATCGAGAAGATCGCCGGTCTCCAGGCCGCCATCGCCGAGCTGCCGTCGCTGAGCCCGTCCCCTGAGGTCGACAGGCTCTTCACCGCCCTCGTCACGGCCTGCGTCCCGCCGAGCCCCGTCGACGTGGAGAAGCTCAGCCCGGAGCACCAGAGGATGCGGGAGGCGCTCATCCGCCTCTGCTCCGCCGCCGAGGGGAAGCTGGAGGCGCACTACGCCGACCTGCTCGCCACCTTCGACAACCCGCTCGACCACCTCGCCCGCTTCCCCTACTACAGCAACTACGTCAACCTCAGTAGGCTGGAGTACGAGCTCCTGGCGCGCCACGTGCCGGGCATCGCGCCGGCGCGCGTCGCCTTCGTCGGCTCCGGCCCGCTGCCGTTCAGCTCGTTCGTCCTCGCCGCGCACCACCTGCCCGACGCGCAGTTCGACAACTACGACCTGTGCGGCGCGGCGAACGAGCGCGCCAGGAAGCTGTTCGGCGCGAGCGAGGACGGCGTGGGCGCGCGCATGAAGTTCCACACGGCGGACGTCGCCGACCTCACGCAGGAGCTCGGGGCGTACGACGTGGTCTTCCTCGCCGCGCTCGTCGGCATGGCGGCCGAGGAGAAAGCCAAGGTGATAGCCCACCTGGGCGCGCACATGGTGGAGGGGGCGTCCCTGGTCGTGCGGAGCGCGCACGGCGCGCGCGGCTTCCTGTATCCCATCGTTGACCCGGAGGACATTAGGCGGGGCGGGTTCGAGGTGCTGGCCGTGCACCACCCCGAAGGTGAGGTGATCAACTCTGTCATCGTCGCCCGTAAGGCCGTCGACGCGCAGCTCAGTGGGCCGCAGAACGGAGACGCGCACGCACGGGGCGCGGTGCCGCTGGTCAGCCCGCCATGCAGCTTCTCCACCAAGATGGAGGCGAGCGCGCTTGAGAAGATTGAAGAGTTGGCCACAAAAGAGCTGGCCTTTTGA